The following proteins are encoded in a genomic region of Oryctolagus cuniculus chromosome 13, mOryCun1.1, whole genome shotgun sequence:
- the LOC100342312 gene encoding exonuclease 1 encodes MNITVPEDYTEGFIRANNTFLYQLVFDPIRRKLIPLNAYEDDIDPETLSYAGLYVDDAIALQIALGNKDINTLEQIDDCNPELPWFFCSSLDSADCVSKEESNQGLNETAVTEKENTPSQSDCPNLEGKKLEACNSDDQIPEDVTVFIDEEPQTLKTSKFTRTISPSTLGTLRSCFSWSGSLKEFSRSLSPPTSTALQQFQRRSSSPTSVPEHGKACDASQLKTDASVDELHPFHEEGCSSQSQESVELSSPHSLNTSKLSQPSSKDSDSEESDCSIKSLDNQDNQNYKLHLSHFSAKSTLLKNKVPGLYKSSSADSLSTKIKPLVPARASGPSKKSASIQRRNHHNAENTPGLQIKINELWKNFGFKKDSEKLPSCKKPLSPKITSN; translated from the exons ATGAATATAACAGTACCTGAGGATTACACTGAAGGATTTATTCGAGCCAACAACACCTTCCTTTATCAGCTAGTTTTTGATCCCATCAGAAGGAAACTCATCCCTCTGAATGCCTATGAAGATGACATTGATCCAGAAACACTAAGCTACGCTGGACT GTATGTTGATGATGCTATAGCTCTTCAGATAGCACTTGGCAATAAGGATATCAATACTTTGGAGCAGATTGATGACTGCAATCCAGAACTGCCATG GTTTTTTTGTAGTTCTCTGGATTCTGCTGATTGCGTGTCAAAGGAAGAGAGCAACCAGGGTCTCAATGAGACAGCTGTCACAGAAAAGGAGAACACTCCAAGTCAATCCGATTGTCCAAACCTAGAAGGCAAAAAACTGGAAGCCTGTAATTCAGATGATCAGATTCCAGAAGATGTCACTGTGTTTATTGATGAAGAGCCTCAGACTCTGAAGACCAGCAAATTCACACGGACCATTTCACCATCCACTTTGGGGACATTAAGAAGTTGTTTTAGTTGGTCTGGGAGTCTTAAAGAGTTTTCAAGAAGTCTGAGCCCCCCTACAAGCACAGCACTGCAGCAGTTCCAGAGAAGGAGCAGTTCCCCCACCTCTGTGCCTGAACATGGGAAGGCGTGTGATGCATCTCAGTTAAAGACCGATGCGTCAGTTGATGAACTTCATCCCTTCCATGAAGAAGGCTGTTCTTCACAGTCTCAGGAAAGTGTGGAATTATCATCACCACACAGTTTAAATACATCAAAACTGTCTCAGCCTTCCAGTAAAGATTCTGATTCAGAG GAATCTGATTGCAGTATTAAATCACTTGATAATCAAGATAATCAGAACTATAAGCTGCATTTATCTCATTTCTCAGCAAAAAGCACACTACTGAAGAATAag GTTCCTGGGCTGTATAAATCCAGTTCTGCAGACTCCCTTTCTACCAAGATCAAACCTCTGGTGCCTGCCAGAGCCAGTGGGCCGAGCAAGAAGTCAGCCAGCATCCAGAGGAGAAATCACCATAATGCTGAGAACACGCCAGGATTGCAGATAAAAATCAATGAGCTGTGGAAAAATTTTGGCTTTAAAAA